The Gemmatimonadaceae bacterium nucleotide sequence CACGGCCGCACTGGGCGTACTCGCCTTCGTTGCGGCCGGTTTGTCGTTCGTGCTGGGACGGAAGCAGGGTTCGGGCGCCGAACTCTCACGCCAGCAAGCTGCCCGCACCACGGCGGACGAGGAGCGTCGCCGGCTGATCGGTGAGGGGGAGCGGGAGGCCGAGTCACTGCGCAAGGCCGCAGTGCTGACCGGCAAGGAAGAGGTGATGAAGCAGCGCGAGAGCTGGGAAGTCGAGGTGCGCAAGCGCCGCGACGACCTTGCCAGCGAGGAGCGCAAGCTCGTCGAGCGGGAGACGGGGCTGGAGCGGCGCGCCGAGGCGGTGGAGACGCGGGACCGGGAGCTGGGAAAGCGCGCCAGCGAGATGGGGCGCCGCGAGAAGGTGGTCGCCGACCGTCAGGCCGAGCTCGACCAGCTCCTCGCCAGCGAGCGCAGCCGTCTCGAGGGTCTGGCCGGCCTCACCGCCGCCGAGGCGAAGCAGGAGCTGATCAAGCGGCTGGAGGAGGAGGCCCACGCGGACGCCGCCAACCGGTTGCGCGAGATCCGCGAGTCGGCCCGTCGCAACGCCGATCGCGAGGCGAAGAAGATCGTGGCGCTCGCGATCCAGCGGATCGCCGCCGAGCACACCGCGGAGACCACGGTGTCGGCGGTGTCGCTCCCGAATGATGAGATGAAGGGGCGCATCATCGGCCGCGAGGGCCGGAACATCCGCGCCTTCGAACTGGCGACCGGTGTGGACGTGATCGTCGACGACACCCCGGACACGGTGGTGGTGAGCTGCTTCGATCCGGTGCGTCGCGAGGTTGGCCGCCTGGCACTCGAGAAGCTGGTGGCGGACGGCCGCATTCATCCGGGCCGGATCGAGGAAGTGGTCGCGAAGTCGAAGAAGGAGGTGGAGGTCGCCATCGTCGAGACCGGCGAGACCGCGGCCTACGAGGCTGGTGTGGCCGGCCTCCACCCCGAGATCATCAAGCTCATCGGTCGCATGAAGTGGCGGACAAGCTATGGGCAGAACATCCTCTCCCATTCGGTCGAGGTGGCGTGGCTGGCGGGCATCATGGCGGCGGAGCTGGGGCTGGACGTCGCCATGACCAAGCGGGCGGCGCTGCTCCACGACATCGGCAAGGTGCTCACGCATGAGCACGAGGGCACCCACGTACAGCTCGGCGTCGAGGTGGCCACCCGCTACGGCGAGAACCCGCTGGTGGTGAACGCGATCGCGGCCCACCATGACGACGTGCCGCACGAGACGGAGATGAGCGTGCTGGTGCAGGCCGCCGACGCCATCAGCGGGTCCCGCCCGGGTGCCCGGCGCGAGGCGTTCGAGACCTACGTCAAGCGGCTCGAGGGGATCGAGAAGATCGCGTCGAGTTACCGTGGCGTGGAGCGGGTGTTCGCGATCCAGGCCGGTCGCGAGGTGCGCGTGATCGTGACACCCGACCAGGTCGACGACGTGCGCATGCAGACGCTCACGGAGGAGATCGCGCGGCGCATCGAGGCCGAGCTCCAGTACCCGGGCCAGATCCGGGTCGTCGCGATCCGTGAGACCCGCACGGTGGACTATGCCCGCTGAGCTGCTGGACGGCATCGCCGTCGGGCGTGCCATCCGCGACGAGGTCGCGGCCGGGGTGCTGGTCCAGACGGCGCGCGGCGTGGTACCGGGCCTGGCCGTCGTGCTGGTGGGTGAGGACCCCGCCAGCACGGTGTACGTGCGCAACAAGGGGCGGGCGTGCGAGGAGGCGGGCATGCATTCCGTGACCATCCGCCTGCCCGGCACGGCGACGCAGGCCGATCTGCTGGCGGTGGTCGACCAGCTCAATGCGGACCCGGCGATCCACGGGATGCTGGTGCAGATGCCGCTGCCGCCGCAGTGCGACGCCCAGGCGGTCATCCGCCGCATCGATCCTGCGAAGGACGTGGACGGTTTCCATCCCATCAACGCCGGCAAGCTGATCATCGGTGAGACCGATGGGTTCGCCCCGTGCACGCCGGCCGGCGTGATCGAGCTCCTGAAGCGGTACGAGGTACCGACGGCCGGTGCCGAGGTGGTGATCATCGGACGCTCGAACATCGTGGGGAAGCCGATGGCGAGCCTGCTGGTGCAACCCGGCGTGGACGCGACCGTGACGATCTGCCACAGCCGCACGCGCGACCTGCCGGCGCACACGCGCCGGGCCGACATCCTGGTCGCCGCCATCGGCCGGCCGAAGTTCGTCACCGCGGCGATGGTGAAGCCCGGGGCCACCGTGATCGACGTCGGGATCAATCGCGTCGACGAGCCGCGCGCGAAGCACGGCTACATCCTCGCCGGCGACGTGGACTTCGCGGCCGTGCGCGAGGTGGCCGGCCGCCTCACGCCGGTGCCGGGTGGCGTCGGCCCGCTCACCATCGCGATGCTGCTGAAGAGCACCCTCGTGGCGGCCTCGCGGGTGCCGGCCGCGTGAGCGGCATGCAGAACTGGTTCGATGAGCCGGCGCCCGCCGCGTATCCGGGGGAGTCGCCGGACACGGCGCTCGCCATCGCGACGCTGACCCGCGCCGCGAAGGACGTGATCGAGGGTGCCTTCACGGCGCTCTGGGTGCGCGGCGAGATCAGCGACTTCAAGGCCCATCGCAACGGGCACTGGTACTTCTCGCTCCGCGATGCGGATGCGCGCGTGCGCTGCGTGATGTGGCGCGGCGACACGCAGCGCGCGCCGACCCGGCCGTCGGATGGGATGCTGGTCACGGCGCTCGGCCAGATGACGGTCTATGCCGCCGGTGGCGACCTCCAGCTCCGCGTCACGCGGCTCGGCGCCGAGGGAGATGGCCTCTGGCGGAAGGCGCTCGACGAGACGCTCGCGCGGCTCCGTGCCGACGGGCTGCTCGACGAGGAGCGGAAGCGCCCGGTGCCGCTCCTGCCGCGGGTCGTGGCCGTGGTGACGAGTCCGGACGGCGCAGCGCTGCAGGACATCCGCGCGGTCGCGGCCCGTCGCTTTCCGGCGGTGCAGCTCGTGCTGGTGCCGGCCAAGGTCCAGGGCGACGGCACCGCGGATGAACTGGTGCGCGCGATGGAGCGCATCGCGCGGTGGGGCGGTGCGGATGTCGTGATCATCGGCCGCGGCGGCGGCGCCCGCGAGGACCTGTGGGCCTTCAACGACGAGCGGGTCGCGCGCGCGGTGGCCGCGTGCGCGGTGCCGGTGATCTCCGCGGTGGGGCATGAGGTCGATACGACCGTCGTCGACCTCGTGGCTGACCTGCGCGCGCCAACGCCGTCCGCCGCTGCGGAAGCGGCGGTGCCGGACCGCGAGTCGCTGCTGCGCGAGGCGGAGTCGCTCCGTACCCGGCTCGAATCGGCGGCGCGACGCGCGCTGCAGCGCCGGCGGCAGGCGGTGGCTGGCGTGGGCGGGCGCTTCGCGGCGGGCGCTCGCGGGCTGGGCGCGCTGGAATCGGCACGCCTGCGTGCCCTTGGCACTGCGATGGCCACGCACTCACAGCGGTTGGTGCAGCGACGACGCGTGCAGCTCGACGGCCTCCGGCCGGTGCTGACTGCGTTTCCCGCCACCGGGCTGGCCCCGCGCCATGCGGTCGTCGAGGCGCTCGCCGGGCGACTGGACGCGCTCAGCCCGCTCGCCACGCTCGGGCGGGGCTATGCGGTGGCGCGCTCGCTCGAAGGGGTGGCGCTGGCGAGCGTGGCCGACTTCCCGCCCGGGCGTGCCTTCGACGTGTTGCTCGCCGACGGTGCCGTGCGTGCCACCAGCTCGGCTCGCCGCTCTGGCGCGCCTCTGGAAGCCGTGACAGGATTGCAGGAGGGGGAGACCTGATGACGTATGAGGAGTCGGTCCTGCGGTTGCAGGCCATCGTGAGCGAACTCGAGGGCGACCGCCTGCCGCTGGCGCAGGCGCTGGCGCTCTTCGAGGAAGGGGTGGCCCGGCTTCGTGAAGCCACGGCCGCCCTCGCCGACGCCGACACCCGGGTCCAGACACTGGTCGAATCCATCGATGGGAGCCTGAGCATTGCTGACCAGCGAAGCTGAAGCCCCGGACCTGACGTTCCGTGCCGAGCGCGCCGCGGTGGCGACGGCACTGACGGGTTTCTGTGACCGCTATCTCGCGGACGCCCCCGGGGCCGTGGGCGCCGCGATCCGGTACAGCCTCCTGGGCGAGGGCAAGCGGTTGCGCGCGGTGCTCGTGAGTGCGGCCTACACCGCCGCCGGCGGGCAGGGCGACGTGAGCGCGCTCGCGGCGGCGGTCGAGGTGGTCCACGCGTACTCGCTGGTGCATGACGACCTGCCGTGCATGGATGACGATGACATGCGACGCGGGCGTCCCACGACGCACATCGTCTACGGCGTGTCCGTGGCCACGGCGGCCGGCCTCGCGATGGTCCCGCTTGCCGCCCGCACGGCCGCCACGGCCAGCCGCGACCTGGGGCTGGCACCGGCGGTGGTCACGGCGATCGTGCGCGAGCTGATGGGCGCTGCGGGCGGTGCCGGCATGATCGGCGGGCAGCTGCTCGACCTGGAGGGGGAAGGGCGCCCGCTCGCACTGACGGACCTCGAGCGGATCCATCGCCTGAAGACCGGCGCCCTCATCACCGCCTCGGTGCGTCTCGGCGGGCTCGCCGCCGGCGCCTCGGACGCCCAGATGGCGGCGTTCACGCGCTACGGCGATGCGATCGGCCTCGCGTTCCAGATCGCCGACGACGTGCTCGACGTGACCGCGACGACCGACCAGCTCGGAAAGACCGCCGGACGTGACATCGCGCTCGCCAAGTCCACCTATCCCGCGCTGCTCGGGATCGATGGAGCGGTGGCCCGTGCGGAGGCGTTGGTGGAGGAAGGGTGCACGGCGCTGCAGTCCAGCGGCCTGCTGACCCCGCAGCTCGAGCATCTCGCACGGTACTTCGTCACCCGGCAGTCGTGACGATGCAGTCTTCTCGCTGGACCGCCATGCAGGGCCGAGAGGCCGCGCCGCGGTGCACACCCCATTTTGGAGCCTGAAATGTCCATCCTCGACCGAGTGAAGTCTCCCGCCGACCTGAAGGGGTTGTCGCGCGACGAGCTCCGGACGTTGTCCGCGGAGATGCGGGCGTTCCTGATCGACAACTGTTCGCGCACCGGCGGCCACATCGGGGCCGGACTCGGCGTGGTCGAGCTGAGCGTTGCATTGCACGCCGTGCTCGACACGCCGGTGGACCAGCTGGTCTGGGACGTGGGACACCAGGGCTATCCGCACAAGCTGCTCACGGGCCGGCGCGACGAGTTCAGGACGCTGCGCCAGGAGGACGGCATGTCCGGCTTCCTCAAGCGCACCGAGAGTGAGTACGACACCTTCGGCGCCGGCCATGCGGCGACCGCCGTCTCCGCCGCCTACGGCATGGCGGTGGGCCGCGACCTCAATGGCGAGCACTTCAAGGTGGCGGCGATCCTCGGTGACGGCGCACTCTCCTGCGGCCTGGCGTACGAGGGACTCAACAACGCCGGCAGCTCCGACCGCGACATCATCATCATCCTGAACGACAACGAGATGTCCATCGCCCCGAACGTCGGCGCGATGCACAAGTACCTCGTGAGCGTGCAGCGCAACCCGCTCTACAACCGCGTGCGCAGCGCCGTCGGCGACATCGTCGACAACGCGCCGGGCCCGATCGGCACGCTGGTGCGGAAGTGGGAGGAGAGCGTGAAGAGCTTCCTCACGCCGGGCGTGCTGTTCGAGGAGCTGGGCTTCCGGTACTTCGGCCCGATCGACGGCCACGACATGGACGCGCTGATGGACACGCTCACCGCCGTGCGCGACCTGAAGACGCCACGCCTGGTGCACGTCATCACGCAGAAGGGGAAGGGTTTCCCGGCCGGCGAGCACGGCGAGAAGTGGCACGCCCTCCCGCCGGGGCACGACCCCGCCACGGGCAAGCAGCGCACGGCGTCCACCGCCAACCCGGCCTACACGGCCATCTTCGGCCAGGGGCTGGCCGACCTGATGACGGAGCATGCCGAGGTGGCGGCG carries:
- the rny gene encoding ribonuclease Y is translated as MSQTLITAALGVLAFVAAGLSFVLGRKQGSGAELSRQQAARTTADEERRRLIGEGEREAESLRKAAVLTGKEEVMKQRESWEVEVRKRRDDLASEERKLVERETGLERRAEAVETRDRELGKRASEMGRREKVVADRQAELDQLLASERSRLEGLAGLTAAEAKQELIKRLEEEAHADAANRLREIRESARRNADREAKKIVALAIQRIAAEHTAETTVSAVSLPNDEMKGRIIGREGRNIRAFELATGVDVIVDDTPDTVVVSCFDPVRREVGRLALEKLVADGRIHPGRIEEVVAKSKKEVEVAIVETGETAAYEAGVAGLHPEIIKLIGRMKWRTSYGQNILSHSVEVAWLAGIMAAELGLDVAMTKRAALLHDIGKVLTHEHEGTHVQLGVEVATRYGENPLVVNAIAAHHDDVPHETEMSVLVQAADAISGSRPGARREAFETYVKRLEGIEKIASSYRGVERVFAIQAGREVRVIVTPDQVDDVRMQTLTEEIARRIEAELQYPGQIRVVAIRETRTVDYAR
- a CDS encoding bifunctional 5,10-methylene-tetrahydrofolate dehydrogenase/5,10-methylene-tetrahydrofolate cyclohydrolase, whose protein sequence is MPAELLDGIAVGRAIRDEVAAGVLVQTARGVVPGLAVVLVGEDPASTVYVRNKGRACEEAGMHSVTIRLPGTATQADLLAVVDQLNADPAIHGMLVQMPLPPQCDAQAVIRRIDPAKDVDGFHPINAGKLIIGETDGFAPCTPAGVIELLKRYEVPTAGAEVVIIGRSNIVGKPMASLLVQPGVDATVTICHSRTRDLPAHTRRADILVAAIGRPKFVTAAMVKPGATVIDVGINRVDEPRAKHGYILAGDVDFAAVREVAGRLTPVPGGVGPLTIAMLLKSTLVAASRVPAA
- the xseA gene encoding exodeoxyribonuclease VII large subunit — translated: MSGMQNWFDEPAPAAYPGESPDTALAIATLTRAAKDVIEGAFTALWVRGEISDFKAHRNGHWYFSLRDADARVRCVMWRGDTQRAPTRPSDGMLVTALGQMTVYAAGGDLQLRVTRLGAEGDGLWRKALDETLARLRADGLLDEERKRPVPLLPRVVAVVTSPDGAALQDIRAVAARRFPAVQLVLVPAKVQGDGTADELVRAMERIARWGGADVVIIGRGGGAREDLWAFNDERVARAVAACAVPVISAVGHEVDTTVVDLVADLRAPTPSAAAEAAVPDRESLLREAESLRTRLESAARRALQRRRQAVAGVGGRFAAGARGLGALESARLRALGTAMATHSQRLVQRRRVQLDGLRPVLTAFPATGLAPRHAVVEALAGRLDALSPLATLGRGYAVARSLEGVALASVADFPPGRAFDVLLADGAVRATSSARRSGAPLEAVTGLQEGET
- the xseB gene encoding exodeoxyribonuclease VII small subunit gives rise to the protein MTYEESVLRLQAIVSELEGDRLPLAQALALFEEGVARLREATAALADADTRVQTLVESIDGSLSIADQRS
- a CDS encoding polyprenyl synthetase family protein: MLTSEAEAPDLTFRAERAAVATALTGFCDRYLADAPGAVGAAIRYSLLGEGKRLRAVLVSAAYTAAGGQGDVSALAAAVEVVHAYSLVHDDLPCMDDDDMRRGRPTTHIVYGVSVATAAGLAMVPLAARTAATASRDLGLAPAVVTAIVRELMGAAGGAGMIGGQLLDLEGEGRPLALTDLERIHRLKTGALITASVRLGGLAAGASDAQMAAFTRYGDAIGLAFQIADDVLDVTATTDQLGKTAGRDIALAKSTYPALLGIDGAVARAEALVEEGCTALQSSGLLTPQLEHLARYFVTRQS
- a CDS encoding 1-deoxy-D-xylulose-5-phosphate synthase gives rise to the protein MSILDRVKSPADLKGLSRDELRTLSAEMRAFLIDNCSRTGGHIGAGLGVVELSVALHAVLDTPVDQLVWDVGHQGYPHKLLTGRRDEFRTLRQEDGMSGFLKRTESEYDTFGAGHAATAVSAAYGMAVGRDLNGEHFKVAAILGDGALSCGLAYEGLNNAGSSDRDIIIILNDNEMSIAPNVGAMHKYLVSVQRNPLYNRVRSAVGDIVDNAPGPIGTLVRKWEESVKSFLTPGVLFEELGFRYFGPIDGHDMDALMDTLTAVRDLKTPRLVHVITQKGKGFPAGEHGEKWHALPPGHDPATGKQRTASTANPAYTAIFGQGLADLMTEHAEVAAITAAMPSGTGIGTVGKAHPARTFDVGIAEGHAVTFAAGLATRGIKPVVAIYSTFLQRAYDNVIHDCAIQHLPVVFAMDRAGFVGEDGETHMGLYDIAYMLTIPYMTVTAPKDATEMLALLRTGVEQNEGPFSLRYPRDAAPDTVPPMSTIAPIAHGTWDVLRRGSEFAILAVGTMVNESLAAAEALAAEGINVTVVNCRYLKPYDALTLSALLADHRQLLVVEEGTVVNGFGAYMAQVVSKIDASVRVTAHGIPDRFIYAASRQRQLAMCGLDATGIADKVRSLHETEALAG